A window of Apium graveolens cultivar Ventura chromosome 8, ASM990537v1, whole genome shotgun sequence contains these coding sequences:
- the LOC141680334 gene encoding uncharacterized protein LOC141680334, which yields MRHRHGIKSVDKCLRDYISPIDPNRSSRPFGGITVVFGGDYRQTLPVIPKASQGETVGSTLNRSKLWDFCEVFTLRQNMRLYSGNSDERNKIIAEFAKWQLAIGDGKVHRITENPKDDGLVDFEIPEQFIICGTDNSIQSLFDITYPDFLSNMSSYCYLRSRAILTPTNSLVDDINDFMIEKIPGKTHTYFSQDSIDDNGGEDNDFDTAFPVEYLNLINMPCLPKYELQIKVGCTMMLMQNLNQILGLCNGTRMIVTACKKNSVECEILCGSNVGSKHLIPRIDMVPTDTKWPFEFKRTQFPLQLYFAMTINKSQGKFLDTVGLYLPRSVFSHGQLYVVVSRVTSPEGLHILILDDTGCYSNVTSNVVYEEVFYNLPKLDDI from the coding sequence ATGCGGCATCGACATGGTATTAAGAGTGTTGATAAATGTTTAAGAGATTATATTTCTCCTATTGATCCTAATAGATCATCAAGGCCATTTGGTGGAATAACTGTTGTATTTGGTGGAGATTATCGCCAAACACTACCGGTTATCCCAAAAGCTTCCCAAGGAGAGACCGTTGGATCAACATTGAATCGATCAAAGCTGTGGGATTTCTGTGAAGTCTTCACCTTACGTCAGAACATGAGACTTTATTCAGGAAATTCAGATGAGCGCAACAAGATAATTGCTGAATTTGCTAAATGGCAGCTTGCAATTGGCGATGGAAAGGTCCATAGAATTACTGAGAACCCTAAAGATGATGGTTTAGTAGATTTTGAAATTCCAGAGCAGTTTATTATTTGTGGAACAGATAATTCAATTCAGTCTTTATTTGACATAACCTATCCAGATTTTCTATCGAACATGTCTTCTTACTGTTATCTTAGATCCAGAGCAATCCTTACTCCTACAAACAGTCTGGTGGATGATATAAATGACTTTATGATTGAGAAAATTCCAGGTAAAACTCATACCTATTTCAGTCAGGATTCCATAGATGACAATGGAGGGGAGGATAATGATTTTGATACTGCCTTTCCAGTAGAATACCTGAATTTAATTAACATGCCGTGCTTGCCAAAGTACGAGTTACAGATTAAGGTGGGTTGTACCATGATGTTAATGCAGAATTTGAATCAGATTCTTGGTTTATGTAATGGTACACGAATGATAGTCACTGCATGCAAAAAAAATTCTGTAGAATGTGAGATTCTTTGCGGTTCCAATGTTGGATCAAAACACCTTATACCAAGAATTGACATGGTTCCAACCGACACCAAATGGCCATTTGAATTCAAAAGAACTCAATTTCCCTTGCAACTCTATTTTGCCATGACCATTAACAAAAGCCAAGGAAAGTTCCTCGATACTGTTGGATTATATTTACCGAGATCAGTGTTCTCGCATGGTCAACTTTATGTAGTTGTTTCAAGAGTAACTTCTCCAGAAGGACTTCATATTCTGATATTAGATGATACTGGATGTTATTCAAACGTTACGTCTAATGTTGTATATGAGGAAGTATTCTATAATTTACCAAAGCTTGACGATATTTGA